In one Ignavibacteriales bacterium genomic region, the following are encoded:
- the accC gene encoding acetyl-CoA carboxylase biotin carboxylase subunit, whose amino-acid sequence MFKKILIANRGEIALRIIRTCKELGIKTVAVYSEADQDSLHVTFADEAVCIGPPSAKESYLKIPAIISAAHITGAEAIHPGYGFLAENANFSEICAESEIKFIGPSPQMINSMGDKAFAKETMKKVGVSVIPGSDGIVKSVPEAIEIANSVGYPIIIKATAGGGGKGMRIVWEDEKLENAFQTARGEAESSFGNAEVYIEKYIENPRHVEIQIIGDQFGNVFHYGERDCSVQRRHQKLIEESPSPAVDDELRLKMGDAAVGGAKAVNYEGVGTIEFLLDKHKDFYFIEMNTRIQVEHPVTEMVNNIDLIKQQILAAAGEKLFAPLRNRFGHSIEFRINAEDYENNFRPTPGKITSLHFPGGFGVRVDSHIYQDYVIPQYYDSLLAKLIVWAEDREQAIKRARRALEEFTIEGVPTTIPFQLKVLQDDRFLSGKFDTSFIDNLLTK is encoded by the coding sequence TTGTTTAAAAAAATTCTGATTGCAAATCGAGGGGAAATAGCATTAAGAATAATAAGGACGTGCAAAGAACTTGGAATTAAAACTGTTGCCGTTTATTCAGAAGCAGATCAGGATTCCCTGCATGTAACCTTTGCCGATGAAGCAGTTTGTATCGGTCCGCCTTCCGCCAAAGAAAGCTATTTAAAAATCCCAGCAATAATTTCTGCTGCTCATATAACTGGTGCAGAGGCAATTCATCCTGGATATGGATTTCTTGCAGAGAACGCTAACTTTTCAGAAATTTGTGCAGAATCAGAAATCAAGTTTATTGGTCCTTCTCCGCAAATGATAAACTCGATGGGAGACAAAGCATTCGCAAAGGAAACAATGAAAAAAGTTGGTGTTTCGGTTATTCCTGGTAGCGATGGAATTGTAAAATCAGTTCCCGAGGCAATAGAAATAGCCAATTCAGTCGGCTATCCAATCATTATTAAAGCTACTGCCGGCGGTGGTGGAAAAGGAATGCGGATAGTTTGGGAAGATGAAAAATTGGAAAATGCGTTTCAGACTGCAAGAGGTGAAGCTGAATCATCTTTTGGAAATGCGGAAGTCTATATAGAAAAATATATCGAAAACCCGCGCCATGTGGAAATTCAAATTATTGGTGATCAGTTTGGTAATGTTTTTCATTATGGTGAAAGAGATTGCTCTGTTCAGCGCCGGCATCAAAAATTAATTGAGGAATCACCTTCTCCTGCTGTTGATGATGAACTTAGACTTAAAATGGGAGACGCTGCTGTTGGTGGTGCTAAAGCTGTAAATTATGAAGGTGTTGGTACTATTGAATTTCTTCTGGATAAGCACAAGGATTTCTATTTTATAGAGATGAATACAAGAATACAGGTTGAGCATCCAGTTACGGAAATGGTGAATAATATTGATTTGATTAAGCAACAAATTTTAGCAGCCGCCGGTGAAAAACTTTTTGCACCATTAAGAAATCGTTTTGGGCATTCAATTGAATTTAGAATAAATGCTGAAGACTATGAAAATAATTTTAGACCAACACCGGGTAAAATTACTTCGCTTCATTTTCCAGGTGGATTTGGTGTGCGTGTAGATTCGCACATATACCAGGATTATGTGATACCTCAATATTATGATTCATTATTGGCAAAACTAATTGTATGGGCAGAAGATAGAGAACAAGCCATCAAACGAGCAAGAAGAGCTTTGGAGGAATTTACTATTGAAGGGGTTCCAACAACAATTCCTTTTCAGCTTAAAGTTCTGCAAGATGATAGATTTTTATCCGGAAAATTTGATACAAGTTTTATAGATAATCTTTTAACAAAATAA
- the gcvH gene encoding glycine cleavage system protein GcvH gives MNVPQNLKYTKEHEWILVEGNLGTVGVTDYAQGELGDIVYVDIDVNKTELTAGESFGTVEAVKTVSDLYAPCSGKVKELNKKLADEPQVVNTDPYGEGWLIKIEIANPAELNDLLDSEAYKLLIGQ, from the coding sequence ATGAACGTTCCGCAAAATTTAAAGTACACCAAAGAACACGAATGGATTTTAGTTGAAGGTAACTTAGGAACTGTTGGTGTAACAGATTATGCTCAAGGAGAATTGGGGGACATAGTTTATGTGGATATTGATGTAAACAAAACAGAATTAACTGCTGGTGAATCATTTGGTACCGTTGAAGCGGTAAAAACGGTGAGTGATCTCTATGCCCCTTGCAGTGGGAAAGTAAAAGAGTTGAATAAAAAATTAGCTGATGAGCCGCAGGTGGTAAATACTGATCCATACGGTGAAGGTTGGTTGATTAAGATTGAAATAGCAAATCCAGCAGAGTTGAACGATCTGCTTGACAGTGAAGCGTACAAACTACTTATTGGTCAATAA
- the guaA gene encoding glutamine-hydrolyzing GMP synthase, whose translation MLHKEIILILDFGSQYTQLIARRIRECGVYSEIHPFNFSVEKISELKPAGIILSGGPLSVYDEGAPRLDKNIFELGIPVLGICYGLQLICFQLGGAVKSANSREYGKATLNLSQPSPLFNNVKTSSIVWMSHGDNVTKIPEDYDVVGTSENSPFCAIEHQSKKIFGIQFHPEVAHTEEGIKVIKNFLLEICKVKGEWTPKHFIESTTNEIKKVIGEKKAICALSGGVDSSVAAILVSKAIGEKLICIHVDTGLMRENESAQIKEMFEKNYSLKIIHKDASEIFLKKLTGITDPEMKRKIIGNTFIDVFEEEAKKFSDAEYLVQGTLYPDVIESVSVVGSSVTIKTHHNVGGLPDKMNLKLIEPFRELFKDEVRRIGKDLGLPEEFIARHPFPGPGLAVRLLGEITKPRLDVLRKADDIFISEIKIAGLYDKIWQAFAVLLPIQTVGVMGDARTYENVIALRAVNSSDGMTADWFRFDNEFLAKVSNKIIRNIRGVNRVVYDISSKPPSTIEWE comes from the coding sequence ATGCTCCATAAAGAAATAATTTTAATTCTCGATTTTGGATCTCAATACACGCAACTGATTGCGCGGCGAATTCGTGAGTGCGGAGTTTATTCGGAAATCCACCCATTTAATTTTAGTGTTGAGAAAATTTCAGAACTTAAACCTGCTGGAATAATTCTTTCTGGTGGACCATTAAGCGTTTACGATGAAGGCGCTCCAAGACTGGATAAGAATATATTCGAATTAGGCATTCCTGTTTTGGGAATTTGTTATGGACTCCAATTAATATGTTTTCAACTTGGTGGGGCGGTGAAGAGCGCCAATAGCCGTGAATATGGAAAAGCTACTTTAAATCTTTCTCAGCCATCACCTTTGTTTAATAATGTAAAAACCAGTTCTATTGTTTGGATGAGTCATGGTGATAATGTAACAAAAATTCCTGAAGACTATGATGTAGTTGGCACATCAGAAAACTCGCCTTTCTGTGCAATAGAACATCAATCCAAAAAAATATTTGGGATTCAATTCCATCCGGAAGTTGCTCATACTGAAGAAGGAATTAAAGTAATTAAAAATTTTCTTTTAGAAATTTGTAAGGTAAAAGGTGAATGGACTCCAAAACATTTTATTGAATCAACTACGAATGAAATAAAAAAAGTTATTGGTGAAAAGAAAGCGATTTGCGCTCTAAGCGGTGGCGTGGATTCATCGGTAGCTGCAATTCTTGTTAGCAAAGCAATTGGTGAAAAATTGATTTGCATTCATGTTGATACTGGTTTAATGAGGGAGAATGAAAGCGCACAGATAAAGGAAATGTTTGAGAAAAATTATTCTCTAAAAATAATTCATAAGGATGCTTCGGAAATTTTCTTAAAAAAATTAACCGGTATTACAGATCCTGAAATGAAAAGAAAAATTATTGGTAATACTTTTATAGATGTATTTGAGGAAGAAGCCAAAAAATTTTCTGACGCCGAATATCTTGTACAAGGTACTTTATATCCAGATGTAATTGAATCCGTTTCAGTAGTAGGTTCCTCCGTTACCATTAAAACACATCACAATGTTGGCGGTTTACCGGATAAGATGAATCTTAAATTAATTGAACCGTTTAGGGAATTGTTTAAAGATGAAGTACGGAGAATTGGAAAAGATTTAGGATTACCGGAAGAATTCATTGCTCGTCATCCTTTTCCAGGTCCAGGTTTAGCAGTGCGCCTTTTAGGTGAAATAACAAAACCACGTCTTGATGTTTTACGAAAAGCAGATGATATTTTTATTTCAGAAATTAAAATTGCTGGACTTTATGATAAAATCTGGCAGGCATTTGCAGTGCTTCTGCCCATTCAAACAGTTGGTGTAATGGGTGATGCACGTACATATGAAAATGTAATTGCATTAAGAGCGGTTAATTCATCTGATGGAATGACGGCAGACTGGTTCAGATTTGATAATGAATTCCTGGCGAAAGTATCAAACAAAATTATTAGGAATATCCGCGGTGTAAATAGAGTCGTTTACGACATCAGTTCCAAACCGCCATCAACTATTGAGTGGGAATAA
- a CDS encoding tetratricopeptide repeat protein: MLQLEYKIKKANDFESEGKFLHAIQIYKSIIEMDSKYSLAYVKLADLYDRIGKHEAAISLLNNFLLEYSDDKEIRLFLGQILINHLLWNEAIEILSYFTPEEQPLASFLLGYAYFMNHELEISKINFQNFLSFSSNVEFNAEANLYIAKISIGLNQFNEALEAAKKAEEIFGYNWEVHLVYAIISYQKGMYLHALASIEKAKNLNPQEISLNEWAGKIHFKLGDYVNAEKYFLEYVKNSEADALTYSYLGLVCLNFNKQKDAKIYFDRALKLDPNNEIALDGKKKCSRKS; encoded by the coding sequence ATGCTTCAATTAGAATATAAAATAAAAAAAGCTAATGACTTTGAATCTGAAGGTAAATTTCTTCATGCCATTCAAATTTATAAAAGCATTATTGAAATGGATTCAAAATATTCCCTGGCGTATGTTAAACTTGCTGATTTATATGACCGAATAGGAAAACATGAAGCTGCTATTTCACTACTTAACAATTTTCTGCTTGAATATTCTGATGATAAAGAAATCAGATTGTTTCTGGGACAAATACTTATTAATCATTTACTCTGGAATGAAGCAATAGAAATTCTTTCTTATTTTACACCCGAAGAACAGCCTTTAGCTTCGTTTTTACTTGGCTATGCTTACTTTATGAATCATGAATTGGAAATTTCAAAAATAAATTTTCAGAATTTTCTTTCATTTAGCAGTAATGTTGAATTTAATGCAGAAGCAAATCTTTATATCGCTAAAATTTCCATTGGTTTAAATCAATTTAACGAAGCATTGGAAGCCGCTAAAAAAGCTGAGGAGATTTTTGGCTACAACTGGGAAGTTCATCTAGTTTATGCAATTATTAGTTACCAAAAAGGAATGTATTTACATGCATTAGCTTCTATTGAAAAAGCGAAAAACTTAAATCCGCAAGAAATTTCTTTAAATGAATGGGCTGGCAAAATTCATTTTAAACTTGGCGATTATGTTAATGCGGAAAAATATTTTCTTGAGTATGTAAAAAATTCCGAAGCTGATGCTTTAACTTATTCATATTTAGGATTAGTCTGTTTAAACTTCAATAAGCAGAAGGATGCAAAAATTTATTTTGATAGAGCCTTGAAACTCGATCCAAATAATGAAATTGCTTTGGATGGTAAGAAAAAGTGTAGTAGAAAAAGTTAA
- the radC gene encoding DNA repair protein RadC, whose amino-acid sequence MKVKDLPLDDRPREKLILRGAQNLSDAELVAILLRTGTKGKPVVEIAQDILNKYSNLAVLASTSLQKIKENKGIGNDKVATLAAAFEISRRVSSQSKYLSDKKISSPSEVAEFFIPLLRDELKEKFFVVCLNTANKMIKYELISVGNLNSSVVHPREIFKVAIENNAANVILIHNHPSGNAEPSNEDISITKKLVEAGKVMDIQVFDHIIIAGNSFTSFVERRLI is encoded by the coding sequence TTGAAAGTAAAAGATCTTCCTTTAGATGATAGACCTAGAGAAAAACTAATTTTGCGAGGAGCTCAAAATTTAAGTGATGCTGAGTTAGTTGCAATTCTTTTACGTACTGGAACCAAAGGAAAACCGGTAGTTGAAATTGCACAAGATATTCTTAACAAATATTCTAACCTCGCTGTATTAGCTTCAACTTCATTACAAAAAATTAAAGAAAATAAGGGAATAGGTAATGATAAGGTTGCAACACTTGCAGCAGCTTTTGAAATTAGCAGACGAGTATCTTCTCAAAGCAAGTATTTATCGGATAAAAAAATATCTTCACCTTCAGAGGTTGCAGAGTTCTTCATCCCACTTTTAAGAGATGAACTTAAAGAAAAATTTTTTGTTGTATGTTTAAATACTGCAAATAAAATGATAAAATATGAATTAATTTCAGTTGGTAACCTTAATTCAAGTGTAGTTCATCCGAGAGAAATTTTTAAGGTAGCTATTGAAAATAACGCAGCAAATGTTATATTAATACATAATCATCCAAGTGGAAATGCAGAACCAAGCAATGAAGATATTTCGATAACAAAAAAGTTAGTGGAAGCAGGAAAGGTTATGGATATTCAAGTATTTGATCATATTATAATTGCTGGAAATTCATTTACAAGTTTTGTAGAAAGAAGACTTATTTAG
- a CDS encoding LysM peptidoglycan-binding domain-containing protein: protein MKKLTYLVCSLVLFLSALSFAQEKMTKEEWQNEISRLTDQKTTLTTERDAVEGEVSKLKEVKVQTIEDCYDELYALIGTTKADVDNFRKLVADLNGKIMRKEAPKADRQTELDALKKNRISALPEFFDKVQNQMQRSLDAWVEAPKEVMYTVVKGDCLWNIAKKKEHYGNAFAWPKIYQANRDQIKNPDLIYPKQIFKIPNLTEEEKAKYDKLRANYKPAPVSTTPAADTKPEVKK from the coding sequence ATGAAAAAATTAACCTATCTTGTTTGTAGTTTAGTATTGTTCCTTTCTGCATTATCCTTTGCTCAGGAAAAAATGACAAAGGAAGAATGGCAGAATGAGATTAGTCGTTTGACTGACCAAAAAACCACTCTTACAACAGAACGTGATGCAGTTGAAGGTGAGGTTTCCAAGTTAAAGGAAGTTAAGGTTCAAACAATTGAAGATTGTTATGATGAACTTTATGCTCTAATTGGCACCACAAAAGCTGATGTTGATAATTTTAGAAAATTAGTTGCTGATTTAAATGGCAAGATAATGAGAAAAGAAGCTCCAAAAGCTGATCGTCAGACAGAATTGGATGCATTAAAAAAGAATAGAATTTCTGCTCTACCAGAATTTTTTGATAAAGTTCAGAATCAGATGCAAAGATCACTGGATGCTTGGGTAGAAGCTCCAAAAGAAGTTATGTACACAGTAGTTAAAGGTGATTGTTTATGGAACATTGCTAAGAAAAAAGAACATTATGGTAATGCATTTGCTTGGCCAAAAATTTATCAGGCTAACAGGGATCAAATTAAGAATCCTGATTTGATTTATCCAAAACAAATCTTCAAGATTCCTAATTTAACTGAAGAAGAAAAAGCTAAATATGATAAGTTGAGAGCTAACTACAAACCAGCTCCTGTTTCCACAACTCCAGCGGCTGATACCAAACCCGAAGTTAAGAAATAA
- a CDS encoding PhoH family protein, translating to MNMTQLERVITLENVDMLSLLGINDINLRPLEDRFNTIITVRGETVLIKGVPEEVEAVDKVIKEMVYVLNTTGTLKNSDVQTIIELTLQGKEIISEKEYDTIVLYTKSDVIKAKTPNQIKYFQAVKKNDICFAIGPAGTGKTYLAVAFAVAALKKGIINKIVLARPAVEAGESLGFLPGDFREKIDPYLRPLYDALDDMLPSDKLKNYIEKGIIEIVPLAYMRGRTLNNSFVILDEAQNATSMQMKMFLTRLGPNSRAIVTGDITQIDLPFKTISGLVQIQEILKGVEGVTFVYFEKLDVVRHKLVKDIINAYEKFHNGSGEQGTGN from the coding sequence ATGAATATGACACAATTAGAAAGAGTAATTACATTAGAAAACGTTGATATGCTTTCCTTGCTTGGAATAAATGATATCAATTTAAGACCTCTTGAGGATAGATTTAATACTATCATTACAGTACGAGGTGAAACTGTTCTTATAAAAGGTGTTCCCGAAGAAGTGGAGGCAGTAGATAAAGTAATTAAAGAAATGGTTTATGTTTTAAATACAACAGGTACGTTGAAGAATTCTGATGTACAAACAATTATTGAGCTGACTTTACAAGGTAAAGAAATTATCAGCGAGAAAGAGTACGATACCATCGTTCTTTACACAAAAAGTGATGTCATTAAAGCTAAAACTCCAAATCAGATAAAATACTTCCAGGCAGTTAAGAAGAATGATATTTGTTTTGCTATTGGTCCTGCTGGTACAGGTAAAACTTATTTAGCCGTTGCATTTGCTGTTGCAGCATTAAAAAAAGGAATCATAAATAAAATTGTACTTGCACGTCCAGCCGTTGAAGCGGGTGAAAGTCTTGGTTTTTTACCAGGAGATTTTAGAGAAAAAATTGATCCTTATCTCCGCCCTCTTTATGATGCACTTGATGATATGCTTCCTTCAGACAAATTAAAAAATTACATTGAGAAAGGAATTATTGAAATTGTTCCGCTTGCTTACATGCGTGGCAGGACTTTAAATAATTCGTTTGTAATTTTAGATGAAGCACAAAACGCTACTTCTATGCAGATGAAAATGTTTTTAACTCGTCTTGGTCCAAACTCTAGAGCAATAGTTACAGGTGATATTACACAGATAGATCTGCCATTTAAAACTATAAGTGGATTAGTTCAGATACAGGAAATTTTAAAAGGTGTTGAAGGTGTTACATTCGTCTATTTTGAAAAGCTTGATGTAGTACGACATAAATTGGTTAAAGATATTATCAATGCTTATGAAAAATTCCATAATGGAAGCGGAGAACAGGGAACTGGGAACTGA
- the mazG gene encoding nucleoside triphosphate pyrophosphohydrolase, with amino-acid sequence MLNNKFAEFVEVVEKLRKECPWDREQTNDSIKDATIEETYEVVEAIDNKDFEELKIELGDLLLHVVFHTVIAQEDNHFTLDEVIENIHEKLIRRHPHVFGDTEVSGSKEVKRNWETIKLSEGRDSVLEGVPKNLPSLQRAHRLQEKAARVGFDWENKEDVWKKVIEEIEEMHESEKSGNKDELENEIGDVFFSLVNYARFLGVNPENALRRTNEKFIKRFDYVQERIKATGRSISDSNLEEMDLYWNESKTK; translated from the coding sequence ATGCTGAATAATAAATTTGCAGAATTTGTTGAAGTTGTTGAAAAACTGCGCAAAGAATGCCCATGGGATCGTGAACAAACAAATGATTCAATTAAAGATGCAACAATTGAAGAAACTTATGAAGTTGTTGAAGCCATAGACAATAAAGATTTTGAAGAATTGAAAATTGAGCTTGGAGATTTATTGCTTCATGTTGTTTTTCATACTGTAATTGCCCAGGAAGATAATCATTTTACATTAGATGAGGTTATTGAAAACATACATGAGAAACTAATTCGTCGTCACCCACATGTTTTTGGAGATACAGAAGTTTCAGGCTCAAAAGAAGTTAAGAGAAACTGGGAAACAATTAAATTATCCGAAGGGAGAGATTCTGTTCTGGAAGGCGTTCCTAAAAATCTTCCTTCCTTACAAAGAGCTCATCGCTTGCAAGAAAAGGCTGCACGGGTTGGATTTGACTGGGAAAACAAGGAAGACGTTTGGAAAAAAGTTATTGAAGAAATAGAAGAGATGCACGAATCCGAAAAGAGCGGAAACAAGGATGAACTGGAAAATGAAATTGGCGATGTATTTTTCTCGCTCGTAAACTATGCGCGTTTCCTTGGAGTAAATCCGGAAAATGCTTTAAGAAGAACAAATGAAAAATTTATTAAAAGATTTGATTATGTTCAGGAAAGAATAAAAGCAACAGGGAGATCAATTTCTGATTCTAATTTGGAAGAGATGGATTTATATTGGAATGAAAGCAAAACCAAATAA
- a CDS encoding RidA family protein — translation MIEEKILQLGYFLPDAPKPIAAYLPSLVVNGLVFTAGQIPMVKGELTYKGKLGKDISEEEGQKAAEICVLNCLSVVKSATGSLDNIERIVKLTVFVNSADGFTSQPKIANGASELLVKIFGEDGKHVRSAVGVNELPLGAAVEIEMIAKLKS, via the coding sequence ATGATTGAAGAAAAAATATTGCAGCTTGGATATTTTCTCCCCGATGCGCCAAAGCCAATTGCTGCCTATTTACCATCCTTAGTTGTTAACGGGTTGGTATTTACCGCTGGACAGATTCCGATGGTAAAAGGAGAATTGACTTATAAAGGAAAACTTGGTAAAGATATTTCGGAAGAAGAGGGACAAAAAGCCGCAGAAATTTGTGTGCTGAATTGTTTAAGTGTTGTTAAATCTGCAACTGGAAGTTTAGATAACATTGAAAGAATTGTTAAGCTGACAGTTTTTGTTAATAGCGCTGATGGATTTACCTCTCAACCAAAAATTGCAAATGGTGCATCGGAATTATTGGTAAAAATATTTGGCGAGGATGGTAAGCATGTAAGAAGCGCTGTTGGTGTAAATGAACTTCCATTAGGTGCTGCTGTTGAAATTGAGATGATTGCAAAACTTAAGTCCTGA
- the trpA gene encoding tryptophan synthase subunit alpha, which yields MIKLSEYIKSINDKKEKALSIFLTVGFPNKNNFVDLAIKVLDSGADLIELGIPFSDPLADGVIIQQSSHLAIENGINLETVLEFTNKINVRTSKPIILMGYANPILNYGVKNFLKDAQNSGASGLIVPDIPLEEMDSFFENNRSDLDIILLTTPTSSDERIEMIDEKSSGFVYCVSVSGTTGIRKNFSEETLNSLKRTYSLVSKNKMLIGFGISTPENIKEITPYCDGVIVGSAIIKQLMNDNKSYDKTLTLIKELKQSCTINY from the coding sequence TTGATAAAACTATCAGAATACATTAAATCAATAAACGATAAAAAAGAAAAAGCTTTATCAATTTTCTTAACTGTGGGGTTTCCGAATAAGAATAATTTTGTTGATCTTGCTATAAAAGTTTTAGATTCCGGTGCAGATTTAATCGAGCTTGGCATTCCATTTAGCGATCCACTTGCAGACGGTGTAATTATTCAGCAATCATCGCATTTAGCCATAGAGAATGGAATAAATTTAGAAACAGTTTTAGAGTTTACCAACAAAATCAATGTTCGAACTTCTAAACCAATTATACTTATGGGGTACGCAAATCCTATTCTTAATTATGGTGTAAAGAATTTCCTAAAAGATGCACAAAACTCTGGTGCATCCGGACTAATTGTTCCGGATATTCCTCTGGAAGAAATGGATTCATTTTTTGAAAATAATCGAAGTGATTTGGATATTATTCTTTTAACAACTCCAACTTCGTCAGATGAAAGAATAGAAATGATTGATGAAAAAAGCAGCGGTTTTGTATATTGTGTAAGCGTATCCGGCACAACTGGAATTCGGAAAAACTTTTCTGAAGAAACCTTAAACTCTTTAAAAAGAACTTACTCACTCGTTAGTAAAAATAAAATGTTGATCGGATTTGGAATCTCAACTCCGGAGAACATAAAAGAAATTACTCCATACTGCGATGGAGTAATTGTTGGAAGCGCTATAATCAAGCAACTGATGAATGATAATAAAAGTTACGACAAAACCTTAACCTTGATAAAAGAATTAAAACAATCTTGCACAATTAATTATTGA
- the trpB gene encoding tryptophan synthase subunit beta, translated as MYNLKYNSPDIKGKFGKFGGKFVPETLMSALRELESLYTKVKDEPSFISELNDLQKNYNGRPTPLTYAGRLTDYFGKAKVYLKREDLCHTGAHKLNNALGQVLLAKRLGKKRIIAETGAGQHGVAVATVCAKFGLKCAVYMGEVDVERQSLNVFRMKLLGAEVVMVSSGSKTLKDATNEAIRDWVTNVKDTHYIIGSVVGPHPYPMIVRDFQSVIGIETKEQILKQEHKLPDYILACVGGGSNAMGIFYSFINDNVKLIGIEAAGLGLNSGKHCASLTLGKEGIFQGMKSYLLQDGNGQVSEVHSISAGLDYPGVGPEHSLLKDLERVKYFSVTDEEALEATKLLSKLEGILPALETAHAIAYLKYLLPQTSKDEIIVVNISGRGDKDLNTIIKNINI; from the coding sequence ATGTACAACCTAAAATATAATAGTCCGGATATAAAAGGAAAATTTGGAAAGTTCGGCGGTAAATTTGTTCCGGAAACTTTGATGTCTGCCTTAAGAGAATTAGAATCACTTTATACTAAAGTTAAAGATGAGCCTTCATTTATTTCTGAATTAAATGATCTTCAGAAAAATTATAACGGAAGACCAACACCACTAACATACGCTGGCAGATTAACAGATTATTTTGGTAAAGCAAAAGTTTATCTTAAGCGGGAAGATTTATGTCATACAGGAGCACATAAATTAAATAATGCACTTGGACAAGTTTTACTTGCAAAGAGACTTGGTAAAAAAAGAATAATTGCTGAAACTGGTGCTGGTCAACACGGAGTTGCAGTTGCAACCGTCTGCGCCAAATTCGGATTGAAATGCGCTGTCTATATGGGTGAAGTTGATGTTGAAAGACAAAGTTTAAATGTGTTTAGAATGAAGTTATTGGGAGCTGAAGTTGTTATGGTTTCATCAGGCAGCAAAACCTTAAAGGATGCAACGAATGAAGCAATTCGCGATTGGGTTACCAATGTTAAGGATACTCATTATATAATTGGCTCTGTTGTTGGTCCGCATCCATATCCAATGATCGTTAGAGATTTCCAATCAGTTATCGGAATTGAAACAAAAGAACAAATCTTAAAACAAGAGCACAAACTTCCTGATTATATCCTTGCCTGTGTTGGCGGCGGAAGTAATGCAATGGGAATCTTCTATTCATTTATAAATGATAATGTAAAATTAATTGGAATTGAAGCCGCCGGGTTAGGATTGAATTCCGGAAAACACTGTGCCTCTCTTACCTTGGGTAAAGAAGGAATATTTCAAGGAATGAAAAGTTACCTACTTCAGGATGGAAATGGACAGGTATCAGAAGTGCATTCAATTTCTGCAGGACTGGATTATCCTGGCGTTGGACCTGAGCATAGTTTATTGAAAGATCTGGAAAGAGTTAAATACTTTTCCGTTACTGATGAAGAAGCACTTGAAGCAACAAAACTTCTTTCTAAGTTAGAAGGAATATTGCCAGCATTAGAAACCGCTCACGCAATTGCTTATCTAAAATATTTATTACCTCAAACCTCCAAAGATGAAATTATAGTAGTAAATATTAGTGGCAGAGGTGATAAAGATTTAAATACAATTATAAAAAATATTAATATTTAA